The genomic window AAGCGCAAGCCGGCCGACGACATGGCGATCATCGTCGAGGACCTCGTGAAGCTCCTCGACGGCATCGGTGGCGACCTGCGCCGCGGCAAGTACCCGAACAGCAGCCACAGCAAGAAGATCGCTGCCGTGCTGCGCAAGGTCGCGGACGAGCTGGATGCCTGACGCGGGCCAGGAGACACCGGCCGAGGATCGCGACGTCACGGCCGACGCGGACGCCCGACCCCTGTCGGACGAGCACCGCTCGGACGACGGCGCCGACGGCGAGCCGACCCCGGCACCCGTGCCGGACGAGACGCTGATCGCGGCCGTCGAGCTCGCGCGTGAAGCGCTGCAGGAGATCACGCCCGCGAGCACGGTGGGTGAGCCGGCCGGGCACGTCGTGGTCGACGATCACGTCGTCTCGTTGCTGTTCGCGAACACGATGGCCGGCTACCCGGGATGGTTCTGGACGGTGACGCTCTCGCGGACCGCCGACGACGCCGCGCCCAACGTGCTCGAGACGGAGCTGATGCCCGGTGACGGCGCGTTGCTGGCTCCGCAGTGGGTGCCGTGGTCGGAGCGCCTCGCGGACTACCGCGCCGCGCAGGAGGCCGCGGCCGCTGCCGCGGCTGACGACGCGCTCGACGACGCTGATGACACCGACGAGTTCGACGACGACGTCGCGCTGTCCGGGGATCCCCGCGACCGGGACCGCGACGGCATCGAGCTCGAGTACGACGAGGACGACGTCGATGCGGCGTCGGACGACTCCGACGACGACGACGATGAATCGGACGACGACGACTCCGATGAGGACGACGAGGACGATTCCGACGAGGAAGACGACTCCGACGAGGACGACGACCGGTTCGAGGACGAGTAGCACTCGCGCACCACGCGACAGACGAACGGGCGGCCGGACCTCGAGAGGATTCGACCGCCCGTTCGGCGTTCAGCGGGGGAGGCGGATCAGAGCGCCCCGACGACGTGTTCGATGCTCGCGATGAGCTGACGGACGTCTGCGGGGTCGATCGCCGTGAAGGTCGCGACGCGCAGCTGGTTGCGACCGAGCTTGCGGTAGGGCTCGGTGTCGACGATGCCGTTCGCCCGCAGGGTCTTCGCCACCAGCGCCGCGTCGATGGCGTCGTCGAAGTCGATCGTGACGACGACCTGCGAGCGGTGGTCGGGGTCCGTCACGAACGGCGTCGTGTAGGAGGTGCGCTCGGCCCACTCGTAGAGGGCGCCTGAGGATTCGGCCGTCCGTGCCGACGCCCAGGCGAGGCCGCCGTTGCCGTTGATCCACGAGATCTGTTCCTCGAGGAGCACGAGCGTCGACAAGGCAGGCGTGTTGAGCGTCTGCTCGAGTCGGGAGTTGTCGACCGCGTTCTTCAGGCTCAGGAACTCCGGGATGTAACGCCCGCTGGCGGCGATCCGTTCGATGCGCTCGATCGCTGCGGGGGAGCACAGGGCGAACCACAGGCCGCCGTCGGATGCGAAGTTCTTCTGCGGTGCGAAGTAGTAGACGTCCGCCTGGCTCGCGTCGAAGTCCACACCACCGGCGGCACTCGTCGCGTCGATCACCGTGAGTGCACCGGCGTCGCCGGAGACGCGTCGCACCGGGGCCATGACACCGGTCGAGGTCTCGTTGTGCGGCCAGGCGTACACGTCGACGCCCTCGACCACCTCGGGATCGATGCGGGATCCACCCGGCACCTCGCGGACGTCCGGGGCGGTGAGCCACGGGGCGCCGGCCGCCTTGGCGAACTTGCCGCCGAACTCACCGAAGACGAGGTTCTGGCTGCGCTGCTCGATGAGGCCGAAGGCGGCGGCGTCCCAGAACGCGGTCGAGCCGCCGTTGCCGACGATGATCTCGTAGCCCTCGGGAGCGCGGAACAGCTCGGCCAGGCCGGCGCGGACACGGCCGACGAGCTGCTTGACGGGAGCCTGTCGGTGGGAGGTGCCGAGGAGGGACAGGCCGGCCTCGGAGAGCGCTGCGATCTGCTCGGGTCGGATCTTGGAGGGGCCGCAGCCGAATCGACCATCGGCGGGCAGAAGGGACGTGGGAATCGTGATCTCCGGCATACGGCGATTCTAGAGGCGGGGGCCTCATGGCGTCGTGCCACGCAGCCGGATGCGTCCACGCGGGGCGGAGTGGCTTGGCGCGGGAACGTCGCCGCCGCGCACTAGGCTTACCGGGAACGTGCAATCGGGCAGGGAGGGCGTCGATGACCGATTTGATTGACACCACAGAGATGTATCTCCGCACCATTCTGGAGCTCGAGGAGGAGAACATCATCCCGCTTCGTGCGCGGATCTCCGAGCGCCTCGGGCACTCCGGACCGACGGTCTCGCAGACGGTCGGTCGGATGGAGCGCGACGGACTCGTCGTCGTGTCGGGGGACCGGCACCTCGAGCTCACCGAACCGGGCCGTCGCAAGGCTGTCCACGTCATGCGGAAGCACCGCCTGGCGGAGCGCCTCCTGAGCGACGTCATCGGCCTGGAGTGGGAGTTCGTCCACGAGGAAGCCTGTCGCTGGGAACACGTCATGAGCGAGCAGGTCGAGCGCAAGCTCCTCGACATGCTCAACCACCCCACCGAGTCGCCGTACGGCACCCCGATCCCCGGACTCGACGAGTTCGGCGACAGCCCCGCCGTCGCCTTCTCGCAGGGCGTCATCAACATCGTGGGTCTCGTCGAAGGACGCACCGAGCCGGTCACGGCGACGGTCCGACGTCTCGGCGAACCGGCGCAGGTCGACCCCGAGCTGCTCCTGCAGCTCAAGCAGGCCGGCGTCATGCCGGGTCGCGCGGGAACCTTCGCGGCAGCGGGCGGCTACGTGCTCGTCACCATCGACGGTGTCGAGGGCGGCCTCGAGCTGCCCAACGAGCTCGCGACGCACATCTTCGTGGAGACCCCTGCCGCGTGAGCATGAGACGCGTATGAGGATTCCCTCATGTGCCCGTTTTCCCGTGATCGAAACGTGACTTTCTGAGGGGTAACCCGTAGGCTGTCACTCGTCCTGAAGGCCATGATCTGGCTCAAGGAAGACGACCGAGGCACCCCCTAGCCCGTCCCTCGGCCACACGAACCGACATCAATCGTCGGATGGGGCTGCGCCATGCCGATCGCACGACCGCGATCGTCGTCGCTCATGCGGGGTGCCGGAGGAATCCACTTGACTGCAGCTGGCGAGAGCGGCCCCGACCAGGCCGAGACGACCCCGAACGTCCCCCTCACCCGGAAGCAGCTCCGACTCCAGGAGCAGGCCGCGAAGCAGGCGGAGGCGACCACCCCGTCCCAGACGGAAGCAGACGACGCGCTCGTCACCGAGGTCGCTCCGGACGCACCCGTCGACCACCCCGAGATCGTCCTCGACGATGCCGTGGTCGAGGAGGTCGACGCCGCCGTCACGACCGGTGAGGTCCGTGTCGACCAGCGGCCGCTGACGAAGCCCGCCGCACCGGAGCCGACGGCCCCGCAGTCCTTCACCGTGACGTCCGCCACCGACGCCTCGCTCGCGACCGTCGCTCCGCTCCGCACCGGTGCGGATCGCGTCGCCCGCAGCAAGCCCCCGGTCAAGCCGTCCGCGTCGACGGTCGCCGTACGCAAGCCGAAGCCGTCCGGAGCCCGACCCGGCTCCGTCCGCGGCGTCGCCACCATGGCCTTCCTCGTGCCGGCACTGGTCGCCACCGTCGCCCTCCCTGCCTATGCGGCGAGCAGCAGTGCGCAGACCGAGTACGGGACGTCCGCCTCGGAGCAGCTGAAGGCCTCCGGTGCCCAGAGCGTCGTCGCTTCCGACAAGGTGGCCGACGCACCGATCTCCCGCGACCTCTACAGCGCGACGACGCCGGACGAGCTCGCCGAGCGCCAGCGGCAGCTCGACGCCGCTGCAGCTGCCAGCAACGCCACCTACTCGATCACCGTGGGCGCACGTCAGGCCGGTGACGACTACCCCTGGTTCGACCAGGCGACCGACGACGAGGGCGGCGGGCTCTCGCCGCTGCGGTACTACTACCGCGAGTGCGTGGACTTCGTCGCCTGGCGACTCAACCGCGACGCGGGTACGCCGAACGGGAACTGGGCCTTCACCTGGGGCAACGGCCTGCCGCCGAGCAGCGCCTACGGCTGGGCCGACTCGTGGCAGTACAACAAGGGGACCAACGCCATCGCCGGCTCCGTCGCCTGGTTCAACTACAACCACGTCGCTTATGTGCAGTCGGTCAACGCCGACGGGACGGTCACCCTGGAGGAGTACAACTGGGGATCCGCACGTCACAGCTACAACACGCGCACCATCGCGGCCAGCGCCGTGGCGCTCTACCTCTACCCGCCGGGCGTCGGCTGATCCGACCCGCTCGACCTGGATCGCGTCCCTCCGTCGGAGGGACGCGATTCGTCGTCGTACGCGGTGACCGTTCGCGACCGAGCGGTGTCCGTCGTCCGAAGCCGAGGTGGCGCGGAGGGGAATTCTCCTGCAACGTGCGGAAATCCGGTCGGTGTGGGTTAATCTGGTGCTCTGCAACTCGGAGAGGTTCAGGAGCTGATGCACGCTATACGTCGCCACGTGGTCGCGAATGGTCGCGGCCTCTACGTGCTGCGGCATTCCAGCCAAGCGTGCCGTGGCTCCGCCGTGGGTCAAGAGGGTGCTGTCGTCATGACAGTGCCCTTTTTTGTTCCCCGGAAACGACTCGATCCGCCGCGTCAGGGACGCTGCAGGTGATGATCGTCGACCGGTCGCGGCAGCCGTCGTGGCCCTTCGGAAGGGAACGTGCATGCGCACACTGGTGTTGAACGCGGGCTACGAGCCGCTCGCGATCGTCTCGTTCAAGCGGGCCCTCGTGCTCGTGATGCATCACAAGGCGACCGTCGTCGAGATCGACTCCTCGCATCCCGTGGTGGCGACGAGTGGCTCGTTCGATCGGCCGTCGGTCATCCTGCTCACCAGATACGTCCGGATCCCGAACGCCCGCCGGGTGCCCGTGACACGCCGCGGCGTGCTGCGCCGCGACGGACACCGTTGCGCTTACTGCGGGAAGGCGGCGACGACGATCGACCACGTGCAGCCGCGCTCGCGCGGGGGTGTGGACAGTTGGGAGAACCTCGTGGCCTGCTGCCTGCGCTGCAACAACGTGAAGGGCGACCGCACGCCGATGGAGATGAACTGGAGCCTGCGGGTCTCGCCGGGGACGCCGCACGGCTCGCAGTGGATGGTGCGGGGCGTCGAGCGCTCGGAGCCCGACTGGGAGCAGTACCTGGCGCCCGCCGCCTGAGCGACCGGCTACACTCGACGGGTCAGCCTCTGTAGCTCAATGGAAGAGCAGTTCCGTCCTAAGGAAAGGGTTGGGGGTTCGAGTCCCTCCAGGGGCACTGTCCGGGGTGCGGCCGTCCAGGCGAGCACGGCTTCGCATGTCGGGTAGGGCTGCGAGCACGCCGTAGGCTCGAAGCATGACGCACGACCTCCACCGCCAACTCGAACGCGACGCCATCACTCTTCGTCAGCTGCGGTCGGCCGTGGTCGTCGCGGATGCTCGGACGCTCGGCGCCGCGGCGAACCTGCTCGGGGTCGCACAGCCGAGTCTCGCGCAGCAGCTGCGGCGGCTCGAGGCAGCGCTCGGGGTCGAGCTGTTCAGCGTCCTGGGGGAGGAGTACCGCCCGACGCGCGAGGGGCAGCGCTTCCTGCTCAAGGTCCGTACCTTCATCGACGTGGTCGCCGACATGGACCCAGCGTCACCGGCGCGGCACATCCGGGTCGGCCGTCCGCCGACGACGTGGGACGCGGTCGTCTCCGAGGCCGGTCGCCGCATCGACGTCCCGGCGATCGCGGTCACGATCGAGCCGGTCGAGCAGCTGCACCTCGTCACCACCGGTCGTCTCGACGCCACCATCGTGCGCCTGCCGATCGAGCTGCCGGACGAGCTCGCCGCCGAGGAGATCGCCGCACTCCCGCTCGGGGTCGTCATGCGAGCGGCGCACCCGCTGTCGGCGAAGGACGTCATCGAGTGGTCCGATCTCGCCGACCAGGAGCTGCTTCGTCCCGAGCCCGGCAAGGACCCGGCGTACTCGGCCTGGCTGGCCGGCGCGCTCGCGGCGCGCGGCTGGTACCCGCGCTCCCTGACGATCGACGCGGGGAACGACACGCTGTTCCTCGACGCCCTGCGCTTCGGTGAGCGACTCGTCGCCCTCCGTCCGGTGGCCGCGATGCGGGAGGGCGACGGCCTGTGCTGGCGGCCGTTCGCCGACGCGCCTGAGCTCCGCGAGCGGTTCGCTCTGGTCACACGACGCGAGTGAGTCCGCTCGGGGCCGGTTGGTGATGACACCCTCCACGCGCCCTTTTGCGACCCGACCGGGATCTTCTCGCGATCAAGTCGGTCGACTTGTTCCGGATTTCTGCCGCGTTCGACACCGTGTTCTCAGCTCGGAGTGGGTACGCTTATCCCTGAATCGGGGGATGACAGAAGCAGGATACGCACATGCCCGAACGACGACCACAGCAGCAACGAGGTCATGAACGACGCCAGACCGTCGTCGAAGGTGCCGCCCGCATGTTCGACCGGGTCGGCTACGGACAGGCGAGCCTGTCGGACATCGCCCGCGAGGCGGGGACGACGCAGGGTTCGCTGTACTTCTACTTCCCCTCGAAAGAGGAATTGGCGATCGCCGTCATCAACGAGCAGAGCACGCGCTCGATCGCTGCGCTGACCGCGCCGACCACCGCGCCCTCGCCGTTCGGTGGGCTGGTTCAGGCCTCCCGCCTCATCACCGAGCAGTTGCTCACCGACCCCATCACCCGCGCCGGCCTGCGGCTGTCCCTCGAGCAGGGCGTCATCCAGGCTCCGACGACCGCGTTCCACGAGCAGTGGATCGCGAGCGTCGAGGAGCGGGTGCGGGCCTCGATCGAGCTCGGTGAGTTGCAGTCTCCGCTCGAGCCGGCGGAATTGGCGAGGTCCTTCGTCGCGTTCTTCACGGGGACCCAGCTCATCTCGAACCTGCTGGCCGGCCGGACCGATCTCCTCAACGCGGTCGACACCATGTGGCGGATCCTCATCGCGGCGGTCATCGTCGCGGACCGCCAGGCCGAGGTGCTCGCCGTCCTCGACGCCGCCTTCGACGCGCAGGACGCCTGAGCGGGCGGGTGCACGTTAGGGGGTAGCCCTGACGCATGCGCCGTGAGGTCACCCTAAACTGAATCGGGTGATTAACTCACTTTGCTGATCGTCGTGCGACGACGGATGGATCACGGTGTGCGGGGGCATTCCGCGTTCCATCGGCGAAGAGTTGGTTCACGTGCCGGGCTGGGCGATGTCGTGGGGGGATCGCCCAGCCGACGGCGTGTGGACGCCTCAGCGGCTGATGTTTGGCGGCGCGTACCGGTGCTCTGGACGCCCCGTGGTCCCGTACCGCAGCTGCGTCGTCAGGAGACCTCGGGCGGCCAGCGCGGAGAGATACCGTTGCGCCGTCGCGCGTGAGACGCCGACCAGCTCGGCCACCTCGGCGGCCGAGCGCTCGCCGTCCGCCTCCGACACCGCTTCGAGGACGGCCGTCTCCGTGGCGGACCTCGACCGGGTCGTCGCCCCGGCGTCGCCGGAGTGCAGGATGCGCAGAGCGCGCTCGATCGTCTCCTGGTCGGCGTTCACCGCCTCGCCGAGGACGTTCCGGAACCGGGCGTAGGCGGCGAGCCGGTCCTGGAGCACCTGCGGCGCGAACGGCTTCACCAGGTACCCGAGGGCCCCGGCGCGAAGCGCTCGGCGCACGGACGCACCGTCCGACGCCGCGGAGACGACGATGGTGTCGATCGGGAGGTCCACGAGGAGCTCGAGCCCGTTCCGATCCGGCAGATAGCCGTCGAGGAGCACGAGGTCGGGTGGCTCGGTGGCGATGCTCCGCGCGGCCTCGGCGGCCGACCCGACAGGACTGAGCGCGCGGAAGCCGTCGACCTCGTCGACGATCCGGCAGTGCAGGCGGGCGACGTGGAAGTCGTCGTCGACGACCAGCACGGTGAGATCGGCCGTCACGATCCCTCTCCCGCCAGGGACTGCGCCGGCTCGACCGTCCCGGGGAGCCGTGCGCAGAAGACCGCTCCGTGTTCGCCGCGGACGCCGGGGGACGCCAACCAGACGTCGCCTCCTCGACGACGCGCGACGTCGCGCGAGAGCGGCAGACCGAACCCGTGGCCGTGGATGTCGTCCGGGTCGCCAAGGCCGATGGTCGGGGCGGCGGCTGGCGCGTCGTCCTGGCCGGTCGCCGCGACGCCGTCACCCGAGTCCATCACGGAGCAGTGCAGCTCGGTGCCGTGGTCGAGGACCTCGACCTCCACCCAGGCCGGTCGGACCCGGCCCGAGACGGCCGCGTTCACCGCATTGTCGAGCAGGTTGCCGAGGACGGTGGTCACGTCCTCAGGATCGCACAGGGAGCCGGTGACGAGGGTCTCGGAGCCGATGGTGACGAGTACCCCGCGTTCCGCGGCTTCGACCCCCTTCGCACCGAGGAAGGCCTGGAGGTAGGGCTCGGTGAGGCGGTCCGCGTGCTGCACCGGGTACTTCAGCGGTCCGTGGTCGAGCACGTTGGCGAGATACTCGCGGGCCTCGGCGTCCTGCCCGGTCTCGAGGAGGCCGGAGATCGCATGCAACCGGTTCGCGAACTCGTGCCGCTGCGCGCGGAGGGCGGTCGTCATCGTCGCGACCGCGTCGAGCCGCCGGGTGAGCGCCTCGACGTCGGTGCGGTCGCGGACGACGACCACTCGCCCGAGGTCGACGCCGTCCCGGGACACGGGCCGGACGTCGACGAAGAGGACGCGGGACCCGACGACGAGCTGGGCCGAGGTCGGCCTCGCGGCGTCGTCCGCGACGAGGTCCACCAGTCGCTCGGGCAGATCGAGGTCGTCGAACCGACGCCCGATGACCGACCCGATGTCGAGGAGCCTGGCCGCCTGCTCGGTGCACACCGTCACGACGCCGTCCGGCGAGACACCGAGGACGCCTTCGCCGACCCCGCCGAGGACCGCAGCCTGGTTCTGCACGAGCGCGGCGAGTTCCTCCGGTCCGAGGCCCAGGGTCAGCCGCCGCAGCCGCCGCCGGATGAGCATCGAAGCGATCAAACCGATCGTCAGCGCGAGCAGCGCTGCGCCCGCGACCAGCATGGTCTCGCCCACGACGTCGGCGAACACGCGCTGCGGGGCGAACCCGACGCTGATCTCGCCGACGACCTCGCCGGCGCCGGACGAGACCACGGCCCCACCGGTGTCGGAGGATTCGGCGGCGAAGACGGGCACCTTGGCGCGGGCGGACGGGCCGAGGGTGCCGGTCTCCCACGAGACCGACTCCGTCCCGGCCAGGGCCGCCTCCGCACTGGTGCTCACCCGGAGCCCGAGCTGGTCGGGGTCGGGGTGCGCCAGACGGATCCCGCGCTCGTCGGTGATGACGACGAAGAGCGCCCCGGTCCGCGTGCCGACCTCCGTGCCGAGCTCCTGCAGGGGACCGGTGCGGAGGTCGGCCGCCGTCGGCGTCCCCGGGGTACGTGCCTCGAGCGTCACGGCGGTCCGGACGTCGGGATCGCTCGCGACGCTCTGGGCGATCGCGAGCGCGGTGGACTGGGCTTCGTGCACGAGGCGCTCGCTGCTCATCCAGGCGAACACGCCCGTGCACACGGCGACGACCGCGATGACGACGACCAGCTGCAGCACCAGCACCTGCGCCGCGAAGCTGGAGCGCCCGCCCCGTCGCCGACCTGGCAGCTCCGCTTCCTCGCCGATCATGGCTCCGATCGTACGTCGCCGGGGCGATGGGCGGCGTCGACCGCGTGATGAGCAGAATGCGCAGAAGGTCGTGTAACCCGCAGATCCGAGCCGAACGCCCACAAGCGAGACAGCTCCGTGCCACTCCCGTACGGTTCCGGGAACGCCCGCCGCGCTCGGTCCATCGCCCGTGTCGCCGCGTGACGTCCCGTCGTGCACACCGCGGTGCACGCAGACGAAGGAGTCGACATGCTGGTCATTCTCGGATTCGCGATGATCCTCACCTTCATGGTGCTGATCATGACGAAGCGCCTCACCCCGATGGTGGCGCTCATCATCGTCCCCACGGTCTTCGGGCTGTTCGCCGGCGCCGGACTCGGGCTCGGCGACATGGTCATCGAGGCGATCGGCAGCCTCGCTCCGACCGCCGCCCTGTTGATGTTCGCGATCATGTACTTCGGGATCATGATCGACGTCGGGCTCTTCGACCCGCTCGTGCGGTTCATCGTCCGTGCGCTGGGCAACGACCCGGCGAAGATCGTCGTCGGTACGGCCCTCCTGGCGGGCGCGGTGTCACTCGACGGCGACGGGTCGACGACCTTCATCGTGACGACCGCCGCGATGCTGCCGATCTACCTGCGGCTCGGCATGAACCCGGTCGTCCTCACCTGCGTCGCCGGGCTCGCGAACGGCACGCTGAACATCGTCCCGTGGGGTGGGCCGACCGTCCGCGCCGCTTCGGCCCTGGGTGTCTCGCCGACCGAGATCTTCGTCCCGATGCTGCCGTCGCTCGCCGCCGGCCTCGTCCTCGTGTTCGCCTTCGCCTGGTTCCTCGGGCTGGGGGAGCGCAAGCGCCTCGCGGGCGTCGACCTCCTCGGCGACGGTGCCTCCGGCGTCGCCGCACCGGGTTCGGGTTCCGGGCCCGCCGACCACCCGCTCACCGGCGGCATGTCGACGACCTTCTCGACCAGTGCCCGTGGGCGCCTCGCGACCCTCGTCCGCCCCGACGACACGGCTATGGCCGACACGATGCTCGACCCCGAACGCGACACGCTGCGCCCGCGCCTCATCTGGGTCAACCTCGTGCTCACGGTCGCGGTCATGACGCTGCTCGTGCTCGACCTCGTGCCGTTGCCGTACGTGTTCATGGTCGGCACCGCCATCGCCCTCCTGGTGAACTTCCCGAGGCTCGCGCAGCAGTCCAAGGAGATCGTCGCCCACGCCCCGAGCATCGTCGGCGTAGTCTCGATGGTGCTCGCGGCCGGTGTGCTGATCGGCGTCCTCAACGGGACCGGCATGGTCTCCGCGATGGCCGACTGGATCGTCGACATCATCCCGACGGAGCTCGGTCCGTTCCTCGCGGTCATCACCGGGGTGCTCAGCATCCCGATGACGTTCTTCATGAGCAACGACGCGTTCTACTTCGGCATCCTTCCGGTGCTGGCCGAGAGCGCTTCGACCTTCGGCATTGAACCGGTCGAGATGGCGCGCGCGTCGATCACCGGTCAGCCGGTCCACCTGCAGAGCCCGCTCGTGCCGGCCATCCTCCTGCTCGTCTCGCTCGCCAGCGTGAACCTCGGCGACCACCACAAGAAGGTCCTGTGGCGCGCCGCGATCGTCTCGCTCGTGATGCTCGTCGTCGGCGTGCTCGTCGGCACCATCCCGTTCGGCTGACACCGGCGGGCGCCGAGGCTCAACGCGTGGTCGTCCAGTCGAGGTTGACGATGTCGCCGATGTAGATGTCGAGTCCGAGGCCGGGGATCGACGGGTTCATGCGGAGCAGCTGCTGCTGCGGCAGGTCGAAGCGCTGCGCGATGTCGAAGAACACGTCGCCAGCGACCACCGTGTAGGTGAGCGGGTTGCCCTCGGCGTCCGAGACGACCGGGCCGAGCGCGCCGTCCCGCGGCCCGAGGTCGAACGCGGGGCCCTCCGGAAGGGGTTCCGCCGGTTCCGCCGGCGCGTTCGGCACGATCGGTGCCGGCTCAGGAGGCAGGGCGTCGCGCGCGGTCGAGGTGGGCACCGGGGCGACCGAGGGCGACGGGTCGGGCTGCTGGGTGACGACCACCGTCACCGGAGGCGGGGCCGGCTGCGAGACGCAGCCGCTCAGGGCGAACAGACCGGCCACGCCGATCGCGAGGTTCCGGGCGTACGCCAGTGCACGTCGACGCCCGGTCGATTCCTTCGGCCCCACAGCGCATCCCCCCAGGATGGACCAGGCCCGCAGCGCGGTCGGCTGGGCTCGGTCGAACCCTCAGCCTACGGCGAGGCGCGGCGAGTCCGAGCAGGGCTAGCCCCGAAATCGCGAGCGCCGGAGGCCCTCCAGTAGGCTGCTGGAACGCGCATCGAAGGAGAGCCATGACGGAGCAGGACATCGACCGGACCGGAACGGGAACCCCCGCGGCAGGACCGTCCACCGGCTTGCGATGGGGCATCCTCGGCCCCGCCGGTGTCGCGAAGAGCTTCACCG from Plantibacter flavus includes these protein-coding regions:
- a CDS encoding DUF3027 domain-containing protein codes for the protein MPDAGQETPAEDRDVTADADARPLSDEHRSDDGADGEPTPAPVPDETLIAAVELAREALQEITPASTVGEPAGHVVVDDHVVSLLFANTMAGYPGWFWTVTLSRTADDAAPNVLETELMPGDGALLAPQWVPWSERLADYRAAQEAAAAAAADDALDDADDTDEFDDDVALSGDPRDRDRDGIELEYDEDDVDAASDDSDDDDDESDDDDSDEDDEDDSDEEDDSDEDDDRFEDE
- the serC gene encoding phosphoserine transaminase, yielding MPEITIPTSLLPADGRFGCGPSKIRPEQIAALSEAGLSLLGTSHRQAPVKQLVGRVRAGLAELFRAPEGYEIIVGNGGSTAFWDAAAFGLIEQRSQNLVFGEFGGKFAKAAGAPWLTAPDVREVPGGSRIDPEVVEGVDVYAWPHNETSTGVMAPVRRVSGDAGALTVIDATSAAGGVDFDASQADVYYFAPQKNFASDGGLWFALCSPAAIERIERIAASGRYIPEFLSLKNAVDNSRLEQTLNTPALSTLVLLEEQISWINGNGGLAWASARTAESSGALYEWAERTSYTTPFVTDPDHRSQVVVTIDFDDAIDAALVAKTLRANGIVDTEPYRKLGRNQLRVATFTAIDPADVRQLIASIEHVVGAL
- a CDS encoding metal-dependent transcriptional regulator, whose product is MTDLIDTTEMYLRTILELEEENIIPLRARISERLGHSGPTVSQTVGRMERDGLVVVSGDRHLELTEPGRRKAVHVMRKHRLAERLLSDVIGLEWEFVHEEACRWEHVMSEQVERKLLDMLNHPTESPYGTPIPGLDEFGDSPAVAFSQGVINIVGLVEGRTEPVTATVRRLGEPAQVDPELLLQLKQAGVMPGRAGTFAAAGGYVLVTIDGVEGGLELPNELATHIFVETPAA
- a CDS encoding CHAP domain-containing protein, with the translated sequence MTAAGESGPDQAETTPNVPLTRKQLRLQEQAAKQAEATTPSQTEADDALVTEVAPDAPVDHPEIVLDDAVVEEVDAAVTTGEVRVDQRPLTKPAAPEPTAPQSFTVTSATDASLATVAPLRTGADRVARSKPPVKPSASTVAVRKPKPSGARPGSVRGVATMAFLVPALVATVALPAYAASSSAQTEYGTSASEQLKASGAQSVVASDKVADAPISRDLYSATTPDELAERQRQLDAAAAASNATYSITVGARQAGDDYPWFDQATDDEGGGLSPLRYYYRECVDFVAWRLNRDAGTPNGNWAFTWGNGLPPSSAYGWADSWQYNKGTNAIAGSVAWFNYNHVAYVQSVNADGTVTLEEYNWGSARHSYNTRTIAASAVALYLYPPGVG
- a CDS encoding HNH endonuclease, with protein sequence MRTLVLNAGYEPLAIVSFKRALVLVMHHKATVVEIDSSHPVVATSGSFDRPSVILLTRYVRIPNARRVPVTRRGVLRRDGHRCAYCGKAATTIDHVQPRSRGGVDSWENLVACCLRCNNVKGDRTPMEMNWSLRVSPGTPHGSQWMVRGVERSEPDWEQYLAPAA
- a CDS encoding LysR family transcriptional regulator produces the protein MTHDLHRQLERDAITLRQLRSAVVVADARTLGAAANLLGVAQPSLAQQLRRLEAALGVELFSVLGEEYRPTREGQRFLLKVRTFIDVVADMDPASPARHIRVGRPPTTWDAVVSEAGRRIDVPAIAVTIEPVEQLHLVTTGRLDATIVRLPIELPDELAAEEIAALPLGVVMRAAHPLSAKDVIEWSDLADQELLRPEPGKDPAYSAWLAGALAARGWYPRSLTIDAGNDTLFLDALRFGERLVALRPVAAMREGDGLCWRPFADAPELRERFALVTRRE
- a CDS encoding ScbR family autoregulator-binding transcription factor, which codes for MPERRPQQQRGHERRQTVVEGAARMFDRVGYGQASLSDIAREAGTTQGSLYFYFPSKEELAIAVINEQSTRSIAALTAPTTAPSPFGGLVQASRLITEQLLTDPITRAGLRLSLEQGVIQAPTTAFHEQWIASVEERVRASIELGELQSPLEPAELARSFVAFFTGTQLISNLLAGRTDLLNAVDTMWRILIAAVIVADRQAEVLAVLDAAFDAQDA
- a CDS encoding response regulator, which gives rise to MTADLTVLVVDDDFHVARLHCRIVDEVDGFRALSPVGSAAEAARSIATEPPDLVLLDGYLPDRNGLELLVDLPIDTIVVSAASDGASVRRALRAGALGYLVKPFAPQVLQDRLAAYARFRNVLGEAVNADQETIERALRILHSGDAGATTRSRSATETAVLEAVSEADGERSAAEVAELVGVSRATAQRYLSALAARGLLTTQLRYGTTGRPEHRYAPPNISR
- a CDS encoding sensor histidine kinase, coding for MIGEEAELPGRRRGGRSSFAAQVLVLQLVVVIAVVAVCTGVFAWMSSERLVHEAQSTALAIAQSVASDPDVRTAVTLEARTPGTPTAADLRTGPLQELGTEVGTRTGALFVVITDERGIRLAHPDPDQLGLRVSTSAEAALAGTESVSWETGTLGPSARAKVPVFAAESSDTGGAVVSSGAGEVVGEISVGFAPQRVFADVVGETMLVAGAALLALTIGLIASMLIRRRLRRLTLGLGPEELAALVQNQAAVLGGVGEGVLGVSPDGVVTVCTEQAARLLDIGSVIGRRFDDLDLPERLVDLVADDAARPTSAQLVVGSRVLFVDVRPVSRDGVDLGRVVVVRDRTDVEALTRRLDAVATMTTALRAQRHEFANRLHAISGLLETGQDAEAREYLANVLDHGPLKYPVQHADRLTEPYLQAFLGAKGVEAAERGVLVTIGSETLVTGSLCDPEDVTTVLGNLLDNAVNAAVSGRVRPAWVEVEVLDHGTELHCSVMDSGDGVAATGQDDAPAAAPTIGLGDPDDIHGHGFGLPLSRDVARRRGGDVWLASPGVRGEHGAVFCARLPGTVEPAQSLAGEGS
- a CDS encoding CitMHS family transporter; protein product: MLVILGFAMILTFMVLIMTKRLTPMVALIIVPTVFGLFAGAGLGLGDMVIEAIGSLAPTAALLMFAIMYFGIMIDVGLFDPLVRFIVRALGNDPAKIVVGTALLAGAVSLDGDGSTTFIVTTAAMLPIYLRLGMNPVVLTCVAGLANGTLNIVPWGGPTVRAASALGVSPTEIFVPMLPSLAAGLVLVFAFAWFLGLGERKRLAGVDLLGDGASGVAAPGSGSGPADHPLTGGMSTTFSTSARGRLATLVRPDDTAMADTMLDPERDTLRPRLIWVNLVLTVAVMTLLVLDLVPLPYVFMVGTAIALLVNFPRLAQQSKEIVAHAPSIVGVVSMVLAAGVLIGVLNGTGMVSAMADWIVDIIPTELGPFLAVITGVLSIPMTFFMSNDAFYFGILPVLAESASTFGIEPVEMARASITGQPVHLQSPLVPAILLLVSLASVNLGDHHKKVLWRAAIVSLVMLVVGVLVGTIPFG